From the genome of Bicyclus anynana chromosome 20, ilBicAnyn1.1, whole genome shotgun sequence, one region includes:
- the LOC112058001 gene encoding putative ribosome-binding factor A, mitochondrial isoform X2 — protein sequence MPSVKSLTKIKYEPGKRGVRRVAMLNKLFMKNITDIMSTGTVSMEVVGRGIEISKVKVTPDFKTVNVFWVCKGDTTDEDTDNFLRSIAGPLRHELSTLRLMGEVPFIVFVKDKEEAQLVDLSRCLAMADYGDEYTPTEMGHLLKTDFMSNSKLSPEMKAKIKQLEDELPVLEEPLPEMTHNVFGLEHEQIMNRLLAARKKTKDAWDSLNDPETNVISYRTSGVQGSQIDVSKQKKDIAEFLLQRQILQNKLHKKLKNDPETIETVIDETPDYVNDDIDEDYEEDFDEPFYYDKVDNGKKIS from the exons ATGCCAAGTGTAAAAAGTTTGACCAAAATTAAATATGAGCCTGGTAAGAGAGGCGTTCGTAGAGTTGCAATgctcaataaattatttatgaaaaacatcACAGACATCATGTCTACTGGAACTGTATCTATGGAAGTGGTTGGCAGAGGGATTGAAATATCTAag GTAAAAGTAACACCAGACTTCAAAACAGTAAACGTTTTCTGGGTGTGCAAAGGAGACACAACAGATGAGGACACTGACAACTTCCTGCGTTCCATAGCTGGACCTCTGAGACATGAGCTGTCAACACTCAGGCTCATGGGAGAAGTGCCTTTTATAGTGTTTGTTAAAG acaaaGAAGAGGCACAATTAGTGGACTTGAGCCGTTGCTTAGCGATGGCAGACTATGGGGATGAATATACGCCCACTGAGATGGGACACTTGCTGAAGACAGACTTCATGTCTAACTCCAAACTGTCACCAGAAATGAAG gcaaaaataaaacaactcgAAGATGAGTTACCAGTATTAGAAGAACCGTTACCGGAAATGACTCACAATGTATTTGGATTGGAGCACGAACAGATCATGAACAGACTCCTGGCTGCGAGGAAGAAGACCAAGGATGCCTGGGACAGTCTAAATGATCCTGAGACCAATGTGATAAGTTATAGAACATCCGGAGTGCAAGGTTCACAGATAGATGTGAGCAAACAGAAGAAGGACATAGCTGAATTTTTGTTACAAAGACAG attttacaaaacaaactcCATAAGAAACTGAAAAACGATCCCGAAACTATAGAGACAGTAATCGACGAAACGCCAGATTATGTAAACGACGACATCGACGAAGATTACGAAGAGGATTTCGACGAACCGTTTTATTACGACAAAGTAGACAatggaaagaaaataagttaa
- the LOC112058001 gene encoding putative ribosome-binding factor A, mitochondrial isoform X1 gives MLRRFYHCSCVLFNKKQGVKLCKMLNPKHKKQWYPVQPVESNSMPSVKSLTKIKYEPGKRGVRRVAMLNKLFMKNITDIMSTGTVSMEVVGRGIEISKVKVTPDFKTVNVFWVCKGDTTDEDTDNFLRSIAGPLRHELSTLRLMGEVPFIVFVKDKEEAQLVDLSRCLAMADYGDEYTPTEMGHLLKTDFMSNSKLSPEMKAKIKQLEDELPVLEEPLPEMTHNVFGLEHEQIMNRLLAARKKTKDAWDSLNDPETNVISYRTSGVQGSQIDVSKQKKDIAEFLLQRQILQNKLHKKLKNDPETIETVIDETPDYVNDDIDEDYEEDFDEPFYYDKVDNGKKIS, from the exons ATGCTGCGCCGATTTTATCATTGTTCCTGtgtactatttaataaaaaacaaggtGTTAAACTATGTAAAATGCTAAACCCAAAGCACAAGAA GCAGTGGTACCCAGTGCAACCTGTGGAATCAAATAGTATGCCAAGTGTAAAAAGTTTGACCAAAATTAAATATGAGCCTGGTAAGAGAGGCGTTCGTAGAGTTGCAATgctcaataaattatttatgaaaaacatcACAGACATCATGTCTACTGGAACTGTATCTATGGAAGTGGTTGGCAGAGGGATTGAAATATCTAag GTAAAAGTAACACCAGACTTCAAAACAGTAAACGTTTTCTGGGTGTGCAAAGGAGACACAACAGATGAGGACACTGACAACTTCCTGCGTTCCATAGCTGGACCTCTGAGACATGAGCTGTCAACACTCAGGCTCATGGGAGAAGTGCCTTTTATAGTGTTTGTTAAAG acaaaGAAGAGGCACAATTAGTGGACTTGAGCCGTTGCTTAGCGATGGCAGACTATGGGGATGAATATACGCCCACTGAGATGGGACACTTGCTGAAGACAGACTTCATGTCTAACTCCAAACTGTCACCAGAAATGAAG gcaaaaataaaacaactcgAAGATGAGTTACCAGTATTAGAAGAACCGTTACCGGAAATGACTCACAATGTATTTGGATTGGAGCACGAACAGATCATGAACAGACTCCTGGCTGCGAGGAAGAAGACCAAGGATGCCTGGGACAGTCTAAATGATCCTGAGACCAATGTGATAAGTTATAGAACATCCGGAGTGCAAGGTTCACAGATAGATGTGAGCAAACAGAAGAAGGACATAGCTGAATTTTTGTTACAAAGACAG attttacaaaacaaactcCATAAGAAACTGAAAAACGATCCCGAAACTATAGAGACAGTAATCGACGAAACGCCAGATTATGTAAACGACGACATCGACGAAGATTACGAAGAGGATTTCGACGAACCGTTTTATTACGACAAAGTAGACAatggaaagaaaataagttaa